The window GGAATGTCGCACCGCCTTGGAAATGACTTTCCCTGTGGTCGCGTTAGAATGAATGCGGTGTCTCGGAAATGACAAGGGCATTCCACGGCGTTTCCTTCATGTGTCTGTCCCTCCTTTTTATGTTCCGCGCCTCAGCCCCCGTCCCGTTGCGTCGGTCACGCCCGCCCGCGGCATGACGACAAAACGAAAAGCCTGTGAGCTGACCCGATCGCCCCTGAATGTCGTCGGGCTGATGTGGCACACAACACGTTGGGGCCCGCTTTCCGGTTATGAGAGGTGGCGTCGCCCTTGAAAGTttctggtcgaatcacccctgaatTCTCTCGCCCTGCTTTTCTGTTCCCCTCCAGGGGTGACGTCAGGCTTTGGGATGCATTACCTTTCGGCCCAAAGTCCACGACAAGCATCTCGAATGGACCCACTAGTGGAGCCCACAGTCCAACTCCATGGGCCTTTATAGTCACGCCGGTGAAGCCACCAACCTTTGAAGCCACATTGGGTTCGCAATTTGAGTCATAATTTGGATGCATAAGTGGCAcccaagagtcatttctcttgggctaTATGACCCGGTTCGGACCGGACAGCCCGGCCCGTTTTGGTTTTCTTGAAGCCCGACACTTAAACCGAGCCGGGAACAAATTTTAAATGGATATAACGAGAGGACAAAGTGGCGCTCGTggcctctttttgattccaagaaCCACCAAGGCGGCGCCGAGGGTTTCCCTAGGGTTTTAGCTCGGCCGGTGATGCAATCCGTGGCTGCTCTTGCTAGGTCGGAGATGCAGACAGAGGCGCGGATCGAGGTGGTGGCGGAGGGCGGAGGCGCGCAGAGGTCCCTCCTCTCCGGTGGCAGCGTTCTTCACCGCCACGAACAGCGTCAGCCGCAGATAGAGACAGTGGCGCGTCTCCTCTCTGGTGGCGTCGCCGGAGCCGTTAGCAAGACCTGCACGGCTCCGCTCGCTCGTCTTACCATCCTCCTTCAGGTCAGACCTGCATTCGCCTTGCGTTTATCTTCTCGCCAAAGCTCCTCTCTCTACATATCTTGCTATCCTTCGCAATCTTGGTTGGTACGGGCTTCAGTGTTGTTGAAGCTTAACTATTCCTTAGCTTCTAGTTTGTGGTGAACCACTTGGACGGAAAAGGATTGGTATTATTGTGGGGATTATGGTGTCTTGGATTTGTGATGGCTCCTTCAGGTCTAATTATGGACTTATAGGATGCTTGGTACTTAAGAGAAATTCTCAGGGTTCGACCACTGTAGCTGGGTGCTGCTCTCTAATAGTCCACAGCCCCATTTAGGTGAGTGCTGGCTATTCTGGATGGTCTCCGGAGGGCCTTACAGGAAGGAAGGTCTCCATAGCTCTTGGGTTAGATCTGATTTCTCGCAGGTTATTCCAAGGCAGCTGAAGGTATTCCTTGCTGCTGGGATAGACCTGCATGCTGACTCAGAGCCTAATTCATTGAAGTCGAAGGGTATTTTGCAATACTGTATCTATTTTGTATTTCTGTAGAACTTGTTAAGTAGCTTTATTTATGGGAAAGACGATAGGGATGCCCGCATCCTTGGTAATTTTGGTAGACCAAATTGAGTATCTTACCAATGGTGAAAATATTGTACCTCAGAACTTGTTCTGTTATCCTGAGATGTACTGTTCTGTTGATTCTGAATGAATGATTTGCTTATTCTCTCAAAAATAAGCTTTGACGAAGAAGCTCTAATTTTTATTTGTGATTTTTTCACGTCAATTTAGGAGCATCAGATTCATTAAGTTCTACGGTAGCTGTAATCTAATTTTTCTTTCCTGGTGTTTTTGTTCTATGAAGCTTAAGCAGGGGAAAAGATTATTCTGTTTTTTCTTTCCTGGTATATTCATCTCGTTTGTATCTATTTACACCATTTGATATGATGCATAATTGGTTGTTTTTATGGCATAATTGCTTTTTAGGTGCAAGGCATGCATTCCGATGTAGCAACTCTAAGGAAAGCTAGTATATGGCGTGAAGCTTCTCGCGTTGTCTATGAAGAAGGTTTTAGAGCATTTTGGAAAGGGAATTTGGTGACTGTTGTGCATCGACTACCTTATTCATCTATTAGCTTTTGTTCTTACGAGTGGTACAAACATGTGAGTCTGCAATTTTGTTGGAGAAATATTTCATGGACTTGGTTGATTGCATGTTTCTCTTTAATACCTGATGCTTTACCACTGATAAGtgattatgttttgattttattttcttgcagCTACTCCAGTTAATTCCTGGGCTGAGTAGGCATAGAAATAGTGAAAGCGCAGATGCATGCGTGCGACTGTTGGGTGGTGGTTTGGCAGGAATAACGGCTGCTTCCATCACTTATCCATTGGACCTCGTGAGAACTCGTCTTGCAGCTCAGGTAAGCTTATCATCTCGTGCACATGACCAGATTTTTTGCAGGTGAAATAAGTTGGATTATTAAAATCAAAGAACCATCACTTTAGGTcttatttttttgtttgtttttcttcTATGTGGTATTTTGTCTGTACGATGCACCATACATTCTAGGAGCTTAATTTTCTGTTGCTTTTAACATGGAACCATCTTTCCATGTACGATGCACCATACTTTCACATTGAATTAATTTTTCTATTGCCTTTTAATTTGCTGGGAAAGTATGTAAAATGTTGGACTGAATAGGTTTTCTATTATAACTGAGTCTTGGTCTCAGTGCTCTCTAGCAAACAGTGAGCATGTTTGGCTTCTTGTTAGG of the Musa acuminata AAA Group cultivar baxijiao chromosome BXJ2-10, Cavendish_Baxijiao_AAA, whole genome shotgun sequence genome contains:
- the LOC103968972 gene encoding uncharacterized protein LOC103968972, producing the protein MQSVAALARSEMQTEARIEVVAEGGGAQRSLLSGGSVLHRHEQRQPQIETVARLLSGGVAGAVSKTCTAPLARLTILLQVQGMHSDVATLRKASIWREASRVVYEEGFRAFWKGNLVTVVHRLPYSSISFCSYEWYKHLLQLIPGLSRHRNSESADACVRLLGGGLAGITAASITYPLDLVRTRLAAQTNTMYYRGISHALYAICRDEGVKGLYKGLGATLLGVGPSLAISFSVYETLRSHWQLKRPHDSAVLVSLASGSLSGIASSTVTFPLDLVRRRKQLEGAAGRSRVYTTSLFGTFRHILGTEGVRGLYRGILPEYYKVVPGVGIAFMTFEALKSCLSGSPNER